A portion of the Tachysurus fulvidraco isolate hzauxx_2018 chromosome 8, HZAU_PFXX_2.0, whole genome shotgun sequence genome contains these proteins:
- the LOC113662177 gene encoding CD209 antigen-like protein C isoform X2, with the protein MEMRNYAWRSQHQEQQPRKLDYKERCLNRVAAVGLVLLCILLTVGIILLATKLTQIQIRYKALSGKLQITHSNLKKQIGCLNLTKQIDQLQKEKVALQKQLTIIAAQPRVGWVNFGSSHYFFSTEEKSWIDSREDCIKKGADLVIISSTEEQKFIIKELDRKNAWIGLNDRASEGAWKWVDGSALTQGYWSMGEPNNYDNEDCAEIMAYSEKIGWNDVDCNNKGKWICEKPQGI; encoded by the exons ATGGAGATGAGAAACTATGCTTGGCGCTCACAGCATCAGGAGCAACAACCCAG GAAGCTGGACTACAAAGAGCGCTGTTTGAACAGAGTGGCTGCAGTGGGTTTGGTCCTACTGTGCATTCTCCTGACTGTTGGCATCATACTCCTCGCTACAAAGCTCACCCAGATACAGATCCGTTACAAAGCCCTGAGTGGAAAATTACAGATTACCCACAGCAACCTGAAAAAACAGATTGGTTGCCTCAACCTGACCAAACAGATTGACCAGTTACAGAAGGAGAAGGTTGCACTTCAGAAGCAGCTAACAATTATAG CTGCACAGCCCAGAGTAGGATGGGTCAACTTTGGCTCCAGTCATTACTTTTTCTCTACTGAGGAGAAGAGCTGGATTGACAGCAGAGAGGACTGCATAAAGAAAGGGGCTGACCTTGTGATCATCAGCAGCACTGAGGAACAG AAGTTTATCATTAAGGAGCTGGACAGAAAAAATGCTTGGATTGGTTTAAATGACAGAGCCTCAGAGGGGGCCTGGAAATGGGTGGACGGTTCAGCACTGACCCAAGG GTACTGGTCGATGGGAGAACCGAATAATTACGATAATGAGGACTGTGCTGAAATTATGGCTTATTCAGAGAAAATAGGTTGGAATGATGTGGACTGCAATAATAAAGGGAAGTGGATCTGCGAGAAACCACAGGGGATTTAG
- the LOC113662177 gene encoding CD209 antigen-like protein C isoform X1: MGMYKKGDINQLKTPSVSPYPRKLDYKERCLNRVAAVGLVLLCILLTVGIILLATKLTQIQIRYKALSGKLQITHSNLKKQIGCLNLTKQIDQLQKEKVALQKQLTIIAAQPRVGWVNFGSSHYFFSTEEKSWIDSREDCIKKGADLVIISSTEEQKFIIKELDRKNAWIGLNDRASEGAWKWVDGSALTQGYWSMGEPNNYDNEDCAEIMAYSEKIGWNDVDCNNKGKWICEKPQGI, translated from the exons ATGGGTATGTACAAGAAAGGTGATATAAATCAACTGAAAACTCCATCCGTGTCCCCTTACCCCAGGAAGCTGGACTACAAAGAGCGCTGTTTGAACAGAGTGGCTGCAGTGGGTTTGGTCCTACTGTGCATTCTCCTGACTGTTGGCATCATACTCCTCGCTACAAAGCTCACCCAGATACAGATCCGTTACAAAGCCCTGAGTGGAAAATTACAGATTACCCACAGCAACCTGAAAAAACAGATTGGTTGCCTCAACCTGACCAAACAGATTGACCAGTTACAGAAGGAGAAGGTTGCACTTCAGAAGCAGCTAACAATTATAG CTGCACAGCCCAGAGTAGGATGGGTCAACTTTGGCTCCAGTCATTACTTTTTCTCTACTGAGGAGAAGAGCTGGATTGACAGCAGAGAGGACTGCATAAAGAAAGGGGCTGACCTTGTGATCATCAGCAGCACTGAGGAACAG AAGTTTATCATTAAGGAGCTGGACAGAAAAAATGCTTGGATTGGTTTAAATGACAGAGCCTCAGAGGGGGCCTGGAAATGGGTGGACGGTTCAGCACTGACCCAAGG GTACTGGTCGATGGGAGAACCGAATAATTACGATAATGAGGACTGTGCTGAAATTATGGCTTATTCAGAGAAAATAGGTTGGAATGATGTGGACTGCAATAATAAAGGGAAGTGGATCTGCGAGAAACCACAGGGGATTTAG
- the foxh1 gene encoding forkhead box protein H1: MDGVLAQHSGAMGSVLPQLTGPEVKPVPGLVVEPRPGTRGASRIPADQQEGEWASNAAGKKKNYQRYPKPPYSYLAMIAMVIQNSPHKKLTLSQILKEISTLFPFFKGNYKGWRDSVRHNLSSYDCFVKVLKDPGKPQGKGNFWAVEVSRVPLELLKRQNTAVSRQDETIFAQDLAPYILQGHNPAQQDETQPTVPDLSIRRPSPAPEDLYRPKLDSSFAIDSLLHSFRPADALRGRGDGWGVESNHRSPRHRYITTNRSASASSASPASSSSSDEDWRGMTRFEARKRGTDGGHHGAEGYNNYFPPNKVAKRGGSAPPPWELPTSYAKYTPPNAVAPPSMRFNGNPFIPLGSVPFYSHHVAPNHFSAHSYWPLLSSGRVSLQAPPLLMDLDSMLQSVPPNKSVFDVHMPPNQYGPPFSKYS; encoded by the exons ATGGACGGAGTTTTGGCGCAACACAGCGGGGCTATGGGGAGTGTGTTACCACAGCTAACCGGCCCCGAAGTTAAGCCTGTGCCCGGATTGGTGGTCGAGCCTCGGCCCGGGACTCGCGGTGCCTCCAGAATACCCGCGGACCAGCAGGAGGGCGAATGGGCATCGAACGCAGCGGGCAAGAAGAAGAACTACCAGCGTTACCCGAAGCCGCCTTACTCTTACCTGGCTATGATCGCCATGGTGATCCAGAACTCACCGCACAAGAAGCTCACCCTCTCTCAG ATCCTGAAAGAGATCAGCACGCTCTTCCCCTTTTTTAAAGGGAACTACAAAGGATGGAGAGATTCGGTGCGGCACAACCTGTCCTCTTACGACTGCTTTGTCAAG GTGCTGAAGGATCCTGGGAAGCCTCAAGGGAAGGGGAATTTCTGGGCTGTGGAGGTGAGCAGGGTCCCTCTGGAACTGCTGAAGAGGCAGAACACAGCCGTGTCCAGACAAGATGAGACCATCTTTGCCCAGGACCTGGCACCCTACATCCTTCAAGGGCACAATCCTGCTCAGCAAGATGAAACACAACCCACCGTGCCTGACCTGTCCATCCGTCGCCCTTCCCCTGCTCCAGAAGACCTTTATCGTCCCAAACTGGACTCGTCCTTTGCTATTGATTCACTTTTGCACAGCTTTAGACCAGCAGACGCTCTTAGGGGTCGAGGAGATGGGTGGGGGGTGGAGTCAAACCATCGTTCACCACGCCATCGATATATTACGACAAATCGGAGTGCATCAGCCAGTTCCGCTAGTCCTGCGTCTTCCTCATCATCAGATGAGGACTGGAGAGGGATGACACGATTCGAGGCAAGAAAACGAGGGACAGACGGAGGACATCATGGAGCCGAAGGATACAATAATTATTTCCCTCCGAATAAAGTTGCGAAGCGCGGTGGTTCAGCACCTCCTCCTTGGGAGTTGCCAACTTCTTATGCCAAATACACACCCCCAAATGCTGTAGCCCCACCCAGTATGCGCTTCAATGGGAACCCTTTCATCCCCCTCGGCTCTGTTCCATTCTACAGCCATCATGTTGCGCCCAATCACTTCAGCGCTCATTCGTACTGGCCCCTGTTGTCCAGTGGGCGGGTTTCGTTGCAGGCTCCTCCCCTACTAATGGACTTGGACAGTATGTTGCAGTCAGTTCCACCCAACAAGAGTGTTTTTGATGTGCATATGCCACCAAATCAATACGGACCTCCATTTAGCAAGTATTCTTAG